Proteins from a genomic interval of Anatilimnocola floriformis:
- a CDS encoding M12 family metallopeptidase codes for MSDAEIRKSPSAAALHGLSIANEDPKRLHALRAPSSGPTEIPTLPSQAAFLNKWDTDTLNVFFINGSTKMQDRVFEQVQKWSDVCNLKFKPSTLANSHVRVTFNRGEGHFSFVGIEALQMRGQQTMNLDMTQDTMLGDYNLSVILHEFGHAMGLVHEHSSPDSNLKFAGMNQLINFFRGKFGEGTTNTAKTQELIEHNILKKYREGEVTKFSKFDPESIMIYALPAEVLAPGSGPMRANLELSATDKKYAADLYGPSSNPNGNQGGKDQNSGDTNSSKKSSDPKQFTAGGEAVGCYLSAGSTVELKLVVPNSQADKRLAIYTTGTTRVMLTLKTSSGTEISLTDKSEHGSPDFMNEVIMKNLSAGDYKVSIKHPSSSGGGSFKIQANSESFDKYLFGRNKAQ; via the coding sequence ATGTCGGACGCCGAAATCCGCAAGTCTCCATCTGCCGCTGCATTGCATGGACTTTCGATCGCCAACGAAGACCCGAAGCGTCTACATGCATTGCGAGCCCCCTCTTCGGGTCCTACTGAAATTCCTACCCTGCCTTCTCAGGCAGCATTCTTAAACAAATGGGATACCGACACGCTCAACGTGTTTTTCATCAACGGAAGCACGAAGATGCAAGACCGGGTTTTCGAGCAGGTGCAGAAATGGAGCGATGTCTGCAACTTGAAATTCAAGCCGTCCACGTTGGCGAACTCCCATGTCCGCGTCACTTTCAACCGCGGAGAGGGGCACTTCTCCTTCGTCGGCATCGAAGCCTTACAAATGCGTGGCCAGCAAACGATGAATCTCGACATGACCCAGGACACCATGTTGGGTGACTACAACCTGTCCGTCATCTTGCACGAGTTTGGGCACGCGATGGGTTTGGTACACGAACATTCGAGTCCCGACAGCAATTTGAAGTTCGCTGGCATGAACCAGTTAATCAATTTCTTCCGTGGCAAGTTCGGTGAGGGAACCACCAATACCGCCAAAACTCAGGAGCTAATCGAACACAACATTCTGAAAAAATACCGAGAGGGTGAAGTCACGAAATTCAGCAAGTTCGATCCCGAATCGATCATGATCTATGCTCTGCCTGCAGAAGTCCTGGCACCCGGTTCTGGACCGATGCGCGCCAATCTCGAGTTGTCAGCAACTGACAAAAAATATGCTGCCGATCTTTATGGACCGTCCTCGAATCCCAATGGCAATCAAGGAGGCAAGGATCAAAACAGCGGCGACACCAACTCCAGCAAAAAATCTTCCGATCCAAAGCAGTTCACCGCCGGCGGTGAAGCCGTAGGGTGTTATCTGAGCGCCGGTTCAACTGTTGAATTAAAGCTAGTTGTTCCCAACAGCCAGGCCGACAAAAGGTTGGCCATTTATACGACGGGCACGACGCGCGTGATGCTCACGCTAAAGACATCTTCCGGCACGGAGATTTCGCTCACCGACAAGTCCGAGCATGGCTCGCCCGACTTCATGAACGAGGTGATTATGAAGAATTTGTCGGCCGGCGATTATAAGGTGTCTATCAAGCATCCTTCGTCGAGCGGCGGCGGCAGCTTCAAGATCCAGGCCAACTCGGAGAGTTTTGATAAATACCTGTTCGGCCGTAATAAAGCCCAGTGA
- a CDS encoding heavy-metal-associated domain-containing protein, whose protein sequence is MKFVAALACALSLMFAVGCNRVAAPMGEAAAEVTPPPPAGVQLVKLKLPGMVCGGCAMEVKDTLVKVDGISHVATNPDKHECTFWFAKGNDEIKTKLDDLAKTNDKIAGWEREN, encoded by the coding sequence ATGAAGTTTGTCGCTGCCCTCGCCTGTGCCTTGTCGCTGATGTTTGCCGTCGGCTGCAACCGCGTTGCCGCCCCCATGGGTGAAGCCGCTGCCGAAGTCACGCCGCCACCACCAGCGGGCGTGCAACTCGTAAAGCTGAAGTTGCCGGGCATGGTTTGCGGCGGCTGCGCGATGGAAGTGAAAGACACGCTGGTCAAGGTCGACGGCATTTCGCATGTCGCGACCAACCCCGACAAGCACGAGTGCACCTTTTGGTTTGCCAAGGGGAACGACGAGATCAAGACGAAGCTCGACGATCTCGCCAAGACGAACGACAAGATCGCGGGCTGGGAACGCGAGAATTAA
- a CDS encoding SHD1 domain-containing protein — translation MRKLFRQLYRPGVVWLMILTFGLNTALACRWRASRCCAPCYTICQPAPGCGTAVPAGGSAAMPGAPGTTVQRPELADPADVKPALPPAEPMPPVKPVKPVKPVAPVPPKPVDPAPPVKPADPVPAVEPVPPKPADPAPPVKPADPEPMPPKPADPVDPAPPVKPVDPAPVDPVPPKPADPVDPAPPKPADPKAMPPEVDPFAPPAKPADPKPAAPPAEVDPFAPAPAKPADPAMPAPPKPAAPPAEVDPFAPAPAKPADPAPAKPAAPAEVDPFAPAAAPAPAPAPVKPAAPAEADPFAPAAAPAAAPAPAPAAPAEADPFAPAPAKPADPGKTEPIKVEPKADPVDDLFAPEKPAAPKPAPAPAPAEADPFAPAPAAPAAPAAPAVPAPAAPAKPEADPFADPFKISAEGQLPMRTWNDNTGTFTIEGRLIAIMDGQIRVLKTTGKTTTVPMRRLSDADKKYVEEIVNRHGTTLIGVVAAR, via the coding sequence ATGCGAAAGCTCTTTCGCCAGCTGTACAGGCCCGGGGTGGTCTGGCTGATGATCCTGACGTTCGGCCTGAACACGGCCCTGGCTTGCCGTTGGCGTGCCTCGCGCTGCTGTGCTCCTTGCTACACCATCTGCCAGCCAGCTCCTGGCTGCGGAACCGCAGTTCCGGCCGGTGGCTCGGCTGCCATGCCGGGTGCTCCTGGCACCACGGTGCAACGCCCCGAACTGGCCGACCCGGCCGATGTGAAGCCCGCGCTGCCGCCGGCTGAACCGATGCCTCCGGTCAAGCCTGTGAAGCCCGTCAAGCCGGTCGCTCCCGTACCGCCGAAACCAGTCGATCCAGCTCCTCCGGTCAAGCCAGCTGACCCGGTTCCCGCCGTGGAACCTGTTCCGCCCAAGCCGGCTGATCCAGCTCCGCCGGTGAAACCCGCCGATCCAGAACCGATGCCGCCGAAACCGGCCGATCCGGTTGACCCGGCCCCGCCCGTGAAGCCCGTCGATCCGGCTCCCGTGGACCCAGTTCCGCCCAAGCCCGCCGATCCAGTGGATCCGGCCCCGCCGAAACCGGCTGACCCGAAGGCCATGCCGCCAGAAGTCGACCCGTTCGCTCCGCCGGCCAAGCCCGCTGATCCAAAGCCGGCCGCTCCGCCAGCTGAAGTCGATCCATTCGCCCCGGCTCCAGCCAAACCGGCTGACCCGGCCATGCCAGCTCCGCCGAAGCCCGCTGCTCCGCCAGCCGAAGTCGATCCGTTCGCTCCGGCCCCGGCCAAGCCCGCTGATCCAGCTCCGGCCAAGCCTGCCGCTCCGGCCGAAGTCGACCCGTTTGCTCCCGCCGCTGCTCCGGCCCCCGCCCCAGCTCCAGTGAAGCCAGCTGCCCCAGCCGAAGCCGATCCGTTCGCTCCGGCCGCAGCCCCTGCTGCTGCACCAGCCCCAGCTCCGGCCGCACCGGCCGAAGCTGATCCGTTTGCTCCGGCTCCGGCCAAGCCTGCCGATCCAGGCAAGACGGAACCGATCAAGGTCGAACCGAAGGCCGATCCGGTCGATGATCTGTTTGCCCCGGAAAAGCCAGCGGCTCCGAAGCCGGCTCCGGCCCCAGCCCCGGCTGAAGCCGATCCGTTTGCTCCGGCTCCTGCTGCCCCGGCCGCACCTGCTGCTCCCGCCGTGCCGGCGCCAGCCGCTCCGGCCAAGCCCGAAGCTGATCCGTTTGCCGATCCCTTCAAGATCTCGGCCGAAGGTCAGTTGCCGATGCGGACGTGGAATGACAACACCGGTACCTTCACCATCGAAGGTCGCTTGATCGCGATCATGGATGGCCAGATCCGCGTGCTGAAGACCACCGGCAAGACCACCACCGTGCCGATGCGTCGCTTGAGCGATGCCGACAAGAAGTACGTGGAAGAAATCGTCAACCGCCACGGCACAACGCTCATCGGCGTCGTCGCTGCTCGGTAG
- a CDS encoding neutral/alkaline non-lysosomal ceramidase N-terminal domain-containing protein — MLKSYFAAALLILVLLPISRAADSWQVGLAKQIITPEKPMWMAGYGARNKPAEGKLTELWAKAVVLEDAKGVRALAITLDLVGIDRDLSQAICEKIEKQHGLKREQIALFCSHTHSGPVVGKNLRAMHEFLLPAEQRELIAAYSRTLEGQIVDLAGAALKDLQPTKLTWQHTKCTFAVNRRANKEADVPQLQAEGKIQGPHDHDFPVLMIRSTNDELRGVLFGYACHATVLSGYEWCGDWPGYAQLEIEKRHPGCLALFWAGCGADQNPLPRRKVELAEKYGAQAADAVDAALTRVPEVIAPELKLTYREINVPLGALPSKEELEEAAKGKDKFVAARAQMLLADLAAGKPLAKDYPYPVAVWKLGREVTWVMLGGEVVVDYALRLKSDLAKPMTGGQHVWVAGYANDVMAYIPSRRVLIEGGYEGGGAMVYYGLPASWAPEVEEVIVAEVKKQAK, encoded by the coding sequence ATGCTCAAATCGTATTTCGCCGCAGCTCTGTTGATCTTGGTTTTGTTGCCCATATCCCGCGCGGCGGATTCCTGGCAGGTCGGTCTCGCCAAGCAAATCATCACGCCGGAAAAGCCGATGTGGATGGCGGGTTACGGCGCACGGAACAAGCCCGCCGAAGGGAAGCTCACCGAGCTGTGGGCCAAAGCCGTCGTGCTGGAGGATGCGAAGGGAGTTCGCGCGCTGGCGATCACGCTCGACCTGGTCGGCATCGATCGCGACTTGTCACAGGCCATCTGCGAGAAGATCGAAAAGCAACATGGCCTGAAGCGGGAGCAGATCGCCCTGTTTTGCTCGCACACGCACAGCGGACCGGTCGTCGGCAAGAATCTGCGGGCTATGCATGAGTTTCTGTTGCCAGCCGAGCAAAGAGAGTTGATCGCCGCTTACTCGCGCACGCTGGAAGGGCAAATCGTTGATCTGGCCGGTGCGGCGCTCAAAGATCTGCAGCCTACGAAGTTGACCTGGCAGCACACCAAATGCACCTTTGCCGTGAATCGCCGCGCGAACAAAGAAGCCGACGTGCCGCAGCTGCAAGCCGAGGGAAAAATCCAGGGCCCGCACGATCACGACTTTCCAGTGCTGATGATTCGTTCGACGAACGATGAGCTGCGGGGCGTGCTCTTTGGTTATGCCTGTCATGCGACCGTGTTGTCAGGTTACGAATGGTGCGGCGATTGGCCCGGCTATGCGCAGCTGGAAATCGAAAAGCGGCATCCAGGTTGTCTCGCCCTCTTTTGGGCTGGCTGCGGCGCCGATCAGAATCCGTTGCCGCGGCGAAAGGTGGAACTCGCGGAAAAATACGGCGCTCAGGCTGCCGACGCCGTCGATGCCGCGCTCACTCGCGTGCCGGAAGTGATCGCGCCGGAACTAAAGCTCACCTATCGCGAAATTAATGTGCCGCTCGGCGCATTGCCGAGCAAAGAAGAGCTCGAGGAAGCCGCGAAAGGGAAAGACAAGTTTGTCGCCGCTCGCGCTCAGATGTTGCTCGCCGATCTCGCGGCCGGCAAACCGCTGGCGAAAGACTATCCGTATCCGGTTGCTGTGTGGAAACTTGGCCGCGAAGTGACGTGGGTCATGCTCGGCGGTGAAGTCGTCGTCGATTACGCGCTGCGACTCAAGAGCGATCTCGCCAAGCCGATGACCGGCGGTCAGCACGTTTGGGTCGCTGGGTACGCGAACGATGTGATGGCGTATATCCCGAGCCGCCGGGTTCTGATCGAAGGCGGCTACGAGGGAGGCGGCGCGATGGTTTACTACGGCTTGCCCGCGAGCTGGGCGCCGGAGGTCGAAGAGGTGATCGTCGCCGAAGTGAAGAAACAGGCCAAATAG